AAACTGAAAAGCACAACCGCACCGACCGACTCTGACCACGATGGTATGCCAGATGATTGGGAATCAAAAAAAGGTCTTAACCCCAATGATGACGCTGACGGAAACACCGTTTCGACTGATGGCTATACAAATCTCGAAAAATACCTCAATAGCATAGAGTTTTTGAATCCTGTTGGCAACTATCAATTGACAAAACTCACTGAATCAAGCTACAAACTTCAATGGCAGGACAATTACCTCGCTGAGGAGGGTTTTATTGTAGAACGCTCCTACAATAATGGTGAGTTTGAAGAAATCGCAAAATTGCCTAAATATACGGACAGTTATATTGACAGTTCTGTTTTACCCAGATTGGTGACTTACCGAGTCATTGCATACAACGCTAACAATAGCACGCCACGAACATCAAGTATCTCTACCTCAAGTATTTTGATGAGCCAACATGTAGATATTACTGTTGCACAGGATGGAAGTGGAGACTACAAAACCATCAACGAAGCAATCAAACAAATTCCTGAAAATGGCAATGAAAGAGTAGTAATTTTCATTAAAAACGGTCTATATCATGAAAGATTTAGAATCATACAAGACAACCTTACACTCATTGGAGAAAGTAGAGATAGTACTATCATTCAATACAGCTTGTTGCGAACTGATGTGGACAAAACAGATTCTATTGGTGTAGCGGTTGTCAATCTTTACGCCAACGATATCATCCTAAAAAACCTGACTATTATCAATACCCAACCTAAAATAGGTCCACACGCATTCGCCATTTACGGCAAAGGAACGAGAACGATTATTGACAACTGCAAAGTGACGAGTAAGGGGGCTGATACCGTTTCCCTTTGGGATGCTGAAAATGGAATGTATTATCACACCAATTGTCATTTTGAAGGAGCAGTAGATTTTGTGTGTCCCAGAGGATGGTGTTACATTGATAGTTCCAGCTTTTTTGAAGTAAAACAAACCGCAGCACTTTGGCATGCAGGAGGTGTCAATGAAAATCAAAAATTTGTGGTCAAAAATTCTTCTTTCGATGGTGTAAAAGGCTTTCAGTTGGGGCGACACCATTACGATGCCCAATTTTATTTGATCAATTGCAGTTATTCTGAAAATATGTCCGAGAAATCCATCTATCGAGTGACTTATCCCGATGAACCTGAAAGAGATAGACCCTACCTTTGGGGAGAAAGAAAGTATTTTTTTGGTTCTAAAAAAGAAGGTGAAACTTTTGAATGGTTGAGTGACAATGTTCAAAATGTGGATACACTTACTGCAAAATGGACTTTTGACAATCGTTGGGATCCAGAAAATACTACTCCCCCCAAATGCCTAAAAATGGATACCATTGAAGGCGAATTGAAATTGGAATTTGCAGAAGAAATGACCGTTAGAGGTGATTTGAAGATACAAAACATTGAAGGAAATACATTTTCTTACAAAAGCGGAAGTGGGGGAAAAACAATCATTTTTAGTAGAACTGGACAGTCATTAAAAGCGAATAGCTTCCATATTACAGACGGCGAATTGTTGGGTACACAAGCAACTGCTGATGAAAGACAAGTTCAGCAAATTGCAGTGTCATCACAGACCAATCAGACGACTGATTGGTTAATAGCCAGCTTTTTAAATACCAAATCATCGGATATTCAAATCAGTGGCAATCCCCAAATCGTTCATGCCCCCGATGGAGAAGCGGTATATTTTGATGGGATAGACGATGCCATATTTTTAGATACTATGCCATTAAAATCGCTGGAGGAGTTTACTGTTGAAATGATATTCAACCCTGCAAAAAATGCGCCTTTCGAGCAACGAATCCTACATATTGGTGAAATATCAGAAGACCGAATGTTACTCGAAATTCGAGCCGTTGATGACCACTGGTACTTTGATGGTTTTGCAGCTTCGGGAACCAACAAGAAAGCCCTTATTGACGAAAAATTGATACACCCACTTGGGGAATGGTACCATGTAGCTTTCGTTGTCACTCCAAATAGCCTCACCACTTATGTAAACGGAATTAGAGAACTACAAGAACCCTACTCTTTTAATCCGATTGAAAGTGGTCAAAGCTCTATTGGAGTGCGCTTGAATAAGCTTTCATGGTTCAAAGGAAGCATTTACAAAATAAGAATTACCCCCAAACAACTTACTAATGAAGACTTTATGGCTTTTTAGATATAAGAGCCAACCGCCAAACTTTAAAATAAAAATCATCTGTATAAAAAGAAAAACATAACATGACAAACCTTCTTCATTATTCCGATTTCCAAGCTAGTGTTCCGACGTTTTTCCAACGCCTTCAATACAAAACCGTTTTGTTTTTTCTTATTATTTTGTTTTTTAGCACCAAACTAACTGCTCAGGAAGATGAGTCAAACAGGATTCCTACATACGCTGTTCCGTATGAATATCCAACTATCGATGGAATCAATGAAGTTTTAAACCGTGTAAGGGTCTATTATGAATCTAGCAGCCCACAAAAAATCATTGATGCCAAAACAGGTAAAGAAATTACCGACTTTTCGAAATCAAATAAAAATGCACAGGTTTCAGAGGGCTTATCGAGCGAATGGACCTATACTCACGGCGTTGTGCTATCCGCCTTTGAATACATTGACGATGTGACGGGCAACAACAAGTTTTTTGCTAACAATACCAAGTTTTATGACCTTGTGATTGAAACCTTACCGTTTTTCCTCAAAAATGTTGAGGAATTTGGCAAAGAGGCAAATAGCGGTTGGGGAAGAACACCCCATTTTCATGCACTCGATGACTGCGGCTCTATCGGTGCTGCAATGATAAAAACCTATTTAAAAGACAAAAATGAAGACTATCTCGAACTAATCAATATCACCTCAGATTACATTTCCAACAAACAATTCCGATTAGAAGACGGCACTTTGGCTCGTAATCGCCCACAATACCAGTCAATATGGGCAGACGATTTATACATGAGCGTTCCGTTTCTTGCCAACATGGGAGTACTCACTGGAGACAACAAATATTTTGATGATGCCGTCAAGCAAATTCTGCAAATGGCTGACCGACTCTACATTCCCGAAAAAGAACTATTTGACCACGGTTGGAATGTAACATCAGGCGATTATGACCCACGATTTTATTGGGGGCGAGCCAATGGCTGGACATTGATGGCAATGGCGGAATTACTCAGCGTGTTACCAGAAAATCATCAAGGTCGGGACAAACTTTTGCACTTATACCGTTCGATGGTTCGTAGTTTGGCAGGGCTGCAAGACGGTACTGGATTTTGGCACAATATGCTGGACAAAACCGATACCTATACGGAAACATCCTGTACTGCCATGTTTACTTTTGCCATTGCCAAAGGTATCAATGAAGGATGGATCAATCATGTATATGGCCCAGTAGCTCTTACAGGCTGGAATGCCACCAAAACTCGTGTACTTGAAAATGGTGCTGTTGATGGCACTTGTGAAGGCACTACATTTGCACATGACAATACCTATTACTACAATCGAGGCAAAAGTATTCATGCCACACATGGTTATGGTCCTGTACTTTATGCAGGTGCAGAAATGATTCGTTTACTGCAAAACGACAAACTCAATGTTCTAAAAGCCAAACCCAATTCCGTCAATAGTACCTTCCATTATCTTCTGAAAAGCGAATGGCCAACTGCTCAAAACTCCAACTTAGACAAACCACGCGTTATCGTCACAAGTGATGGAGAGATTGACGATGAATGTTCTATGGTCAGATTTCTGCTCTACGCCAATGAATGGGACATTGAAGGAATTGTTACATCTAGTTCACAGTACCACTGGCATGGACACAACTGGGCGGGTGATGACTGGATTGAACCGAGTCTCGATGCCTACGCACAAGTCTATCCCAATCTCGTAAAACATGATAGTGAATACCCCACACCAGAGTACCTACAAGCACGCACTTTTCTCGGAAACGTAGAAACGGAAGGTGAAATGGATTCTATCACCTCTGGCTCACAACACATCGTGAAAGTTCTACTAGACAAATCGGACAATCACCCTATTTGGCTTCAAGCTTGGGGTGGTACGAACACCATTGCCAGAGCATTGAAAACCATTGAAGAAGAGCATCCAGAAAGAATGGTCGAGGTTGCAAACAAAATACGCTTCTTCTTTATCTGGGAACAAGATTCTACCTATCAAACCTATATCCGTCCAAATTGGGGAAAATACAACATTCTCACCATCATTTCAGATCAGTTTGAGGCAATTGCCTATCGCTGGAAGCAGGTTCAACCCAAGGAAATGCAGTCCTATTTCGAAGGAGCATGGATGAAAGAAAACATTTTGGAAAATCATGGCCCTCTATGTGGAATCTACAAAGCTCACACACAAGGAGATAAAGATGGTTTTGAAGAAGGAGATTTTAGATCAGAAGGTGATTCCCCTGCATTTTTGCATACCATTCACACGGGATTGCGAAATATGGAATCCCCCAACTGGGGCGGCTGGGGTGGTCGTTATGTGAAAGTAAGAGAGAATACCTGGCTCGACCCTGTCCCAGTTGAAGACTATGAATATCCGAAAGGGCGATGGTATAGCAGCAACGGCTGGGGAAGAAGCAGTTTACGAAAAGAATCAACCACAACTGAGGAACAACGCCGAGAATACTTCAAACCAATGTGGCGGTGGTCAGATGCACTGCAAAACGATTTTGCAGCCCGAGCCGATTGGTGCGTGAATTCTTATGAAGACGCAAACCACCCTCCTATGGTTGTACTCGCACATGCAGCAGATTTGAAAGCAAAAAAAGGAACACAAATTGCCTTGAGTGCAAAAGGAACAAGTGATCCCGACGAAGATGATTTAGAGTATCATTGGTGGATATACAAAGAAGCTAGTTCTTATGATGGTACTATAAAAATTCAAAATGACACAAAACAAGATGCCTCCTTCACAATTCCCCAAAATGCGCCTAGAGGGACAACAATCCATATTGTCTGCGAGGTGAAGGATAACGGCACACCACAATTGACGAGGTATCAGCGAGTCGTTGTAGAAATTGAATAGCCACAAAATAAAACTCAACAAAATTAGCCTTTAAATTTGAACTATACATAAAACAGAAATTCATGATAAAAGAACGAAATATTTTGTTGAAACAAATACTGATATTCATCTGCATCATCGGTAGTATTCATCATACATTGGCTCAGAATACACAAGTATCAGACAAACCACGCATTATCGTCACAAGCGATGGAGAAATAGACGATGAGTGCTCCTTGGTTAGATTTCTGCTGTATGCCAATGAATGGGATATCGAAGGAATTGTTACATCAAGTTCGCAATACCACTGGCATGGACACAGGTGGGCGGGGGATGACTGGGCAGAGTCGTATCTGGATGCCTACGAAAAAGTATATCCCAATCTGCTTCAACATGACAAGGCATATCCGACAGCGGAGTACCTTAGAGAGCGTACCTTCCTCGGAAATGTCGAAACGGAAGGAGAGATGGATTCCATCACTCCTGGTTCACAGCACATAGTCAAAGTCCTCTTGGACGAATCAGACGACCGACCTATCTGGCTTCAAGCATGGGGTGGAACCAATACCATAGCCAGAGCATTAAAAACCATTGAAGAAAATCACCCCGAAAAAATGGAGTATGTAGCAAAAAAGATTCGCTTCTACTTCATTTGGGAGCAAGATTCTACCTATCAGAGCTATATCCGACCACATTGGGGAAAGTACAACATTCTGACCATTATCTCCGATCAGTTCATAGCCATTTTTTACCACTGGAAAAAATACCTCCCTGCCGCAGAACAAAAATTCTTAGTAGGGTCATGGATGAAGCAACACATATTAGAGAATCACGGTGCTTTATGCTCCTTGTATAAATCTCATGAAAGCGGAGACAAAGGATTTGAAGAGGGAGATTTTAGATCTGAAGGAGATTCTCCCGCCTTCTTACATACCGTCAACACAGGGCTGCGTAGTATGGAATCTCCCGACTGGGGTGGTTGGGGAGGTCGTTATGTCAAAGTCCGAGAAAATACTTGGCTTGATCCCGTTCTGGATTCAACCTATCAATATCCCGAAGGTAGATGGTATGGAAATTCGGCATGGGGACGAGAACGCCTAAAAGAAGCCATCCCGAATGACAAAGAACTTACCGCCTACCTGAAACCTATGTGGCGTTGGACAGAAGCCCTTCAAAATGATTTTGCTGCAAGAGCTGACTGGTGTGTGAAATCTTTTGAAAAAGCCAATCACCCGCCAGTAGTAATACTTCAAAATCAGATAGATATGAAAGTCAAGCGTCAGGAGAAAGTGAAACTAAATGCAAAAAAAACCAGCGATCCTGATGGGGATAAACTGCAATATCGCTGGTGGCAATACAAAGAAGCTGGATCTTATGCAGGCAATATTGATATACAAGATGAACAGAAACAAAAGGCCTGCTTCAAAGTCCCCAGTGATGCTACTAAAGGACAAACCATCCATATCATTTGTGAAGTAAAAGATAACGGCACACCACAATTAACAAGATATCAACGATTAGTTCTCGAAATTAAATAATCATACAAAATAAAAATCATGCGTAAACATTCTTATAAAATTATATTTTTAATGTTTTTCATTTTCTGTTTTATAGACGGATTCACTCAAAATCAATTGGCATTTCCAAGTGCAGAAGGATATGGGAAATA
The Chitinophagales bacterium genome window above contains:
- a CDS encoding DUF1593 domain-containing protein; the encoded protein is MIKERNILLKQILIFICIIGSIHHTLAQNTQVSDKPRIIVTSDGEIDDECSLVRFLLYANEWDIEGIVTSSSQYHWHGHRWAGDDWAESYLDAYEKVYPNLLQHDKAYPTAEYLRERTFLGNVETEGEMDSITPGSQHIVKVLLDESDDRPIWLQAWGGTNTIARALKTIEENHPEKMEYVAKKIRFYFIWEQDSTYQSYIRPHWGKYNILTIISDQFIAIFYHWKKYLPAAEQKFLVGSWMKQHILENHGALCSLYKSHESGDKGFEEGDFRSEGDSPAFLHTVNTGLRSMESPDWGGWGGRYVKVRENTWLDPVLDSTYQYPEGRWYGNSAWGRERLKEAIPNDKELTAYLKPMWRWTEALQNDFAARADWCVKSFEKANHPPVVILQNQIDMKVKRQEKVKLNAKKTSDPDGDKLQYRWWQYKEAGSYAGNIDIQDEQKQKACFKVPSDATKGQTIHIICEVKDNGTPQLTRYQRLVLEIK
- a CDS encoding pectinesterase family protein, which produces MHKVSIALLLFILNLTNLNAQQLAFPGAEGGGCYTVGGRGGIVYEVTNLSDSGEGSLRYGIELNVPRTIVFRVSGNIELTKDLNIRNDNLTIAGQTAPGDGICISNWSVFVSADNVIIRYIRFRPGDVSHEGVDALGGRGGNNVIIDHCTTSWSVDEIASFYGNTNFTMQWSMLYESLRISVHGKGRHGFSGIWGGNKATFHHNLIAHSDSRNPRLCGSRYSDKPEEENVDIRNNVFYNYGGNSGYAGEGGQYTFINNYYKPGPATTNEEVRNRIFEPWADDGKNKQPKGVYGKFFLSGNYVNGSESVTNDNWLGVHPKIDEFPSLTKDDFKLDSPFTVGLIQTQTAINAYNSVLANAGTSIVRDTLDKRVVEETRKGTYTHEGSNGSTNGLIDSQNDVGGWPKLKSTTAPTDSDHDGMPDDWESKKGLNPNDDADGNTVSTDGYTNLEKYLNSIEFLNPVGNYQLTKLTESSYKLQWQDNYLAEEGFIVERSYNNGEFEEIAKLPKYTDSYIDSSVLPRLVTYRVIAYNANNSTPRTSSISTSSILMSQHVDITVAQDGSGDYKTINEAIKQIPENGNERVVIFIKNGLYHERFRIIQDNLTLIGESRDSTIIQYSLLRTDVDKTDSIGVAVVNLYANDIILKNLTIINTQPKIGPHAFAIYGKGTRTIIDNCKVTSKGADTVSLWDAENGMYYHTNCHFEGAVDFVCPRGWCYIDSSSFFEVKQTAALWHAGGVNENQKFVVKNSSFDGVKGFQLGRHHYDAQFYLINCSYSENMSEKSIYRVTYPDEPERDRPYLWGERKYFFGSKKEGETFEWLSDNVQNVDTLTAKWTFDNRWDPENTTPPKCLKMDTIEGELKLEFAEEMTVRGDLKIQNIEGNTFSYKSGSGGKTIIFSRTGQSLKANSFHITDGELLGTQATADERQVQQIAVSSQTNQTTDWLIASFLNTKSSDIQISGNPQIVHAPDGEAVYFDGIDDAIFLDTMPLKSLEEFTVEMIFNPAKNAPFEQRILHIGEISEDRMLLEIRAVDDHWYFDGFAASGTNKKALIDEKLIHPLGEWYHVAFVVTPNSLTTYVNGIRELQEPYSFNPIESGQSSIGVRLNKLSWFKGSIYKIRITPKQLTNEDFMAF
- a CDS encoding DUF1593 domain-containing protein, whose translation is MTNLLHYSDFQASVPTFFQRLQYKTVLFFLIILFFSTKLTAQEDESNRIPTYAVPYEYPTIDGINEVLNRVRVYYESSSPQKIIDAKTGKEITDFSKSNKNAQVSEGLSSEWTYTHGVVLSAFEYIDDVTGNNKFFANNTKFYDLVIETLPFFLKNVEEFGKEANSGWGRTPHFHALDDCGSIGAAMIKTYLKDKNEDYLELINITSDYISNKQFRLEDGTLARNRPQYQSIWADDLYMSVPFLANMGVLTGDNKYFDDAVKQILQMADRLYIPEKELFDHGWNVTSGDYDPRFYWGRANGWTLMAMAELLSVLPENHQGRDKLLHLYRSMVRSLAGLQDGTGFWHNMLDKTDTYTETSCTAMFTFAIAKGINEGWINHVYGPVALTGWNATKTRVLENGAVDGTCEGTTFAHDNTYYYNRGKSIHATHGYGPVLYAGAEMIRLLQNDKLNVLKAKPNSVNSTFHYLLKSEWPTAQNSNLDKPRVIVTSDGEIDDECSMVRFLLYANEWDIEGIVTSSSQYHWHGHNWAGDDWIEPSLDAYAQVYPNLVKHDSEYPTPEYLQARTFLGNVETEGEMDSITSGSQHIVKVLLDKSDNHPIWLQAWGGTNTIARALKTIEEEHPERMVEVANKIRFFFIWEQDSTYQTYIRPNWGKYNILTIISDQFEAIAYRWKQVQPKEMQSYFEGAWMKENILENHGPLCGIYKAHTQGDKDGFEEGDFRSEGDSPAFLHTIHTGLRNMESPNWGGWGGRYVKVRENTWLDPVPVEDYEYPKGRWYSSNGWGRSSLRKESTTTEEQRREYFKPMWRWSDALQNDFAARADWCVNSYEDANHPPMVVLAHAADLKAKKGTQIALSAKGTSDPDEDDLEYHWWIYKEASSYDGTIKIQNDTKQDASFTIPQNAPRGTTIHIVCEVKDNGTPQLTRYQRVVVEIE